One genomic region from Nostoc sphaeroides encodes:
- a CDS encoding HNH endonuclease translates to MTDGDGSKAPASTFKRTPQPPRELTEEEKEQVKERDSYACLCCGVKAEGKLQIDHIKPFSMGGETSVENSQTLCVICNRCKGKNEIDFRCKTTKLSNPKNLDLSFRTESQHSIRTLTRIVNLFYHCKAVDKIEWNRSTRGYSIYLHPGNNSKSLLQHKAELLKYIQEKLDRQAYNIEVTTKK, encoded by the coding sequence ATGACTGATGGGGATGGTAGTAAAGCACCTGCATCTACATTTAAGCGTACACCTCAACCACCGAGGGAACTCACGGAAGAAGAAAAAGAACAAGTAAAAGAGCGAGACAGTTATGCTTGCCTATGTTGTGGAGTCAAGGCAGAAGGTAAATTACAAATTGACCATATTAAACCGTTTTCTATGGGTGGGGAAACATCTGTAGAAAACTCACAAACTCTTTGTGTTATTTGTAATAGATGTAAAGGCAAGAATGAAATTGATTTTCGGTGTAAGACAACAAAATTGAGTAATCCCAAAAATCTGGATTTATCATTTAGAACAGAAAGTCAACATTCTATAAGGACTCTAACAAGAATAGTTAATTTATTTTACCATTGCAAAGCAGTTGACAAAATAGAATGGAACAGATCCACACGCGGCTATAGTATATATTTACACCCCGGCAATAATTCTAAATCGTTACTTCAACATAAAGCAGAACTTCTCAAGTATATTCAAGAGAAGCTTGATCGTCAGGCTTACAACATTGAAGTTACTACAAAGAAATAA
- a CDS encoding potassium channel family protein, whose translation MNLSSLSFFRSLRKDNQQFAVIGLGRFGRSVCSTLHNFGYQVLATDIDEKRVSEALTEGIVGHALQLDSTEPAALKEAGIFEFDTVIVAIGNYVQESIITTLNVKEAGVPHVVAKASSEVHRKLLRRVGADHVVFPEYEAGCALARTLTKPAILDRFDLDPDNSIVELIVPDEFHGKTITELQLRNRYGLNLLAVSQDGKFLINPEPTKHLERGSAMVVIGCNKDINRLPI comes from the coding sequence GTGAATCTGTCATCATTAAGTTTTTTTCGCAGTTTACGTAAAGATAACCAACAATTTGCTGTAATTGGGTTAGGTCGTTTTGGTAGGTCTGTCTGTTCCACACTGCACAATTTTGGTTATCAAGTGCTGGCAACAGATATTGATGAAAAACGAGTTTCAGAAGCATTAACTGAGGGAATAGTTGGTCATGCTTTGCAACTAGATTCTACAGAACCGGCCGCACTCAAAGAAGCTGGAATTTTTGAATTTGATACTGTAATTGTAGCGATTGGCAACTACGTTCAAGAAAGCATCATAACTACCCTAAATGTGAAAGAGGCTGGTGTACCTCATGTCGTTGCCAAAGCTTCTAGTGAAGTTCACCGTAAACTGTTGCGGCGAGTAGGAGCAGATCATGTTGTTTTTCCTGAGTATGAAGCTGGTTGTGCCTTAGCGCGTACACTTACCAAACCAGCAATCTTAGATCGGTTTGACCTAGACCCAGACAACAGTATTGTAGAGTTGATTGTGCCTGATGAATTTCACGGCAAAACAATCACTGAGCTTCAACTTCGTAACCGCTACGGTTTAAATTTGCTAGCAGTGAGCCAGGATGGAAAATTTCTAATTAATCCTGAACCGACCAAACATTTAGAGCGCGGATCAGCAATGGTAGTTATTGGCTGCAACAAAGATATCAATCGTTTGCCGATTTAA
- a CDS encoding ISAs1 family transposase, giving the protein MSANFDNTILKYFSNLEDPRIERTKQHQLVDIVAIAILAVISGSDTWVAIETYAQAKREWLETFLALPNGIPSHDTIARVFARLNPQAFEQCFHRWVGSITEAIGAQVIPIDGKTVRQSFDRNSGQKAIHVVSAWASEHRLVLGQLKVDSKSNEITAIPKLLELLDIVGCIITIDAMGCQKEIAAQIIAKNADYVLALKANQSKLEGAVNSWFEKAQSNNFEGVDHSYHHTIESAHGRIEIRKYWSVPVEQLGEIPNQEKWSGLRSVGMVMCERRLWNKTTIEVRFYISSLEHDAVVLAHAVRSHWGIENSVHWVLDMTFHEDASRIRKDNAPLNFSVLRRLSLNLLDKDKTVRGSVAMKRYRAGLDNNYLLQVIAAI; this is encoded by the coding sequence ATGAGTGCGAACTTTGACAATACTATCCTCAAATACTTTTCTAACCTGGAAGATCCAAGAATTGAGCGTACTAAACAACATCAATTGGTAGATATCGTTGCAATCGCAATATTAGCAGTTATCAGTGGATCGGATACCTGGGTAGCAATTGAGACTTATGCTCAAGCCAAACGGGAATGGCTAGAAACGTTTCTGGCATTACCCAACGGTATTCCTTCCCATGACACGATTGCAAGAGTGTTTGCCAGATTAAATCCCCAAGCATTTGAGCAATGCTTTCATCGGTGGGTGGGGTCAATTACTGAAGCTATTGGCGCTCAAGTAATACCTATTGATGGGAAAACAGTGCGGCAATCATTTGACCGCAATAGTGGACAAAAAGCAATTCATGTTGTCAGTGCTTGGGCAAGCGAACATCGGCTGGTGTTAGGTCAACTTAAAGTTGATTCCAAATCGAATGAAATAACGGCAATTCCGAAATTATTGGAGTTGCTAGATATTGTTGGATGTATCATTACAATTGATGCGATGGGATGCCAGAAAGAAATCGCTGCCCAGATTATCGCAAAAAATGCAGATTACGTTCTTGCTCTCAAAGCAAATCAAAGTAAACTTGAGGGTGCAGTTAACAGTTGGTTTGAAAAAGCTCAAAGCAACAATTTTGAAGGTGTTGACCACAGTTATCATCATACAATCGAAAGCGCTCATGGTCGGATTGAAATTCGCAAATACTGGAGTGTCCCTGTTGAACAGCTAGGGGAGATACCAAACCAGGAAAAATGGTCAGGACTGAGGAGCGTAGGAATGGTCATGTGCGAACGTAGGCTTTGGAATAAAACAACTATTGAAGTTCGCTTTTATATTAGCAGTTTAGAGCATGATGCTGTTGTTTTAGCTCATGCTGTTCGTAGTCATTGGGGGATAGAAAATTCTGTGCATTGGGTACTGGACATGACATTCCATGAAGATGCTAGTCGTATCCGTAAAGATAATGCCCCTCTTAATTTTTCTGTTCTACGGCGTTTATCTTTGAATCTTTTAGATAAAGATAAAACGGTGCGTGGAAGTGTTGCGATGAAAAGATATCGCGCAGGTTTAGATAACAATTACCTACTTCAAGTTATCGCAGCCATCTAA
- a CDS encoding pentapeptide repeat-containing protein has translation MNSRLSDACGGLRLRITGSKLNSSRTELGRKKYKTDHKIWASILSLFLWGIVGITATVGFAPTALALEYNKEILVDADFSGRDLTDSSFTKANLRQSNFSHANLQGVSFFAANLESVNLEGADLRNATLDSARLVRANLTNALLEGAFAANARFDGAIIDGADFTDTLLRSDEQKKLCKLAKGTNPITGRDTRDTLFCP, from the coding sequence ATGAATTCTAGGTTAAGCGATGCCTGCGGCGGGCTACGCCTACGCATAACAGGTTCTAAGCTAAACTCATCCCGTACTGAGTTAGGGCGCAAAAAGTATAAAACAGACCATAAAATTTGGGCAAGTATACTTAGCTTATTCCTTTGGGGAATAGTTGGCATCACGGCAACCGTCGGTTTTGCTCCCACAGCTTTGGCACTTGAATATAATAAAGAAATTTTGGTTGACGCTGATTTCTCAGGACGTGATTTAACAGATTCCAGCTTCACCAAAGCTAATCTCCGCCAGAGCAACTTTAGCCATGCTAATTTGCAGGGTGTCAGTTTCTTTGCAGCAAATTTGGAGTCTGTGAATTTGGAGGGAGCTGACTTGAGAAATGCCACTTTAGACTCAGCTCGTTTAGTTAGAGCAAATTTGACAAATGCACTGTTAGAGGGTGCTTTTGCTGCTAACGCCAGATTTGATGGCGCAATCATTGACGGGGCAGATTTTACCGATACGCTGCTGCGTTCAGATGAGCAAAAAAAATTGTGCAAGCTTGCCAAAGGAACTAATCCCATTACAGGACGAGATACGCGTGACACGTTATTTTGTCCTTAG
- the queA gene encoding tRNA preQ1(34) S-adenosylmethionine ribosyltransferase-isomerase QueA, which translates to MKDTSSPQEKNSELDCSVAGYDYELAPELIAQNPAVPRDSSRLLVVNSPTTGTETAPLHHIFHDLPTLLRPGDLLVMNNTRVIPARLYGHKSTGGKIQVLLLEERQHNCWLALVKPGKSFKQGAKIIFEATQAGTGDWGLEIGDWEDSSLVPSPQSPVPSPQLTATVLETDSATGGRLLQFDVPEGKSLVQLLEVFGEVPLPPYITTSSAADEQYQTVYAKQPGAIAAPTAGLHFTPELLQKLCDRNIHQAFITLHVGVGTFRPVEVEDVTTHQMHEEWIEVPADTVEQIRATKAAGGRIIAVGTTAVRALEGAAQSGNLQPFCGKTDLFIYPGYQWRVVDGLITNFHLPRSSLLMLVSALIGRQRLLNIYNEAIAFGYRFYSFGDAMLILPSAI; encoded by the coding sequence TTGAAAGATACATCTAGCCCACAAGAAAAAAATTCCGAATTAGATTGCTCGGTAGCTGGCTATGACTACGAACTAGCTCCAGAACTCATTGCCCAAAACCCAGCAGTTCCTAGAGATAGCTCGCGGTTACTGGTGGTTAATTCTCCGACTACAGGCACCGAAACAGCACCCTTGCACCACATTTTTCATGATTTGCCTACACTGCTGCGCCCTGGTGATTTGTTGGTTATGAACAATACAAGAGTCATTCCAGCGCGGCTTTATGGTCATAAATCCACTGGTGGTAAAATCCAGGTGTTGCTGTTGGAAGAACGGCAGCATAACTGTTGGTTAGCTTTAGTTAAGCCAGGAAAAAGCTTCAAACAGGGAGCGAAGATTATTTTTGAAGCAACGCAAGCAGGGACTGGGGATTGGGGATTAGAGATTGGGGATTGGGAAGATTCTTCCCTAGTCCCTAGTCCCCAGTCCCCAGTCCCCAGTCCCCAACTCACGGCTACGGTTCTAGAAACAGACTCAGCAACCGGGGGGCGTTTGTTGCAATTTGATGTGCCAGAGGGAAAATCTTTGGTGCAACTGTTAGAGGTATTTGGTGAAGTGCCGCTACCACCGTACATTACTACCTCGTCGGCTGCTGATGAGCAGTATCAGACAGTTTATGCCAAACAGCCAGGAGCGATCGCAGCTCCTACGGCAGGATTACACTTTACCCCAGAATTATTACAAAAGTTGTGCGATCGCAATATCCATCAAGCTTTTATAACGCTACACGTTGGTGTAGGTACATTTCGCCCTGTGGAAGTGGAGGATGTAACTACCCACCAAATGCATGAAGAATGGATTGAAGTCCCCGCCGATACAGTAGAGCAAATCCGCGCCACTAAAGCAGCTGGTGGTCGAATTATTGCTGTAGGAACAACGGCAGTACGCGCCTTAGAAGGGGCGGCTCAATCTGGGAATTTACAACCATTTTGCGGCAAAACAGACCTATTTATTTATCCCGGCTACCAATGGCGGGTGGTGGATGGTTTAATTACTAATTTTCACCTGCCGCGTTCCAGTTTGCTGATGTTGGTAAGTGCGCTAATTGGCAGACAACGGTTATTGAATATATACAACGAAGCGATCGCTTTTGGATATCGCTTTTATTCATTCGGCGATGCAATGCTAATTTTGCCGTCAGCCATCTAG
- a CDS encoding N-acetylmuramoyl-L-alanine amidase, which translates to MKNLFGLVILGCIVTSSVALADPSLKVVFPQTSYQTSSQKIFFLGTAPPDGQVLINSKPITRSKAGHFSPSFPLQLGENLFTVRHDNQELQIKVTRLTTEPELPQGLAFAKDSLTPAVDIARLPGELICFSAIAPPNASVSVKLANQTTALSPQPQQAQLPSNLAALTGQNQPYAQSSVGNYKGCTTVATAADLGQPQFQLTLNGKTITQPGTGKIQILSRAELPVSEVTVESGAARTGPSTDYSRLTPLPKGTRATVTGREGEWLRLDYGAWINSKETRILPGAIEPQTIIRSVGYRQLPGVTEIVFPLQVPVPVSVQQNEGTFALTLYNTTAQTDIIRLDDDPLISRLDWQQEAPEQVKYTFNLKKAQQWGYKLRYDGTTLVLALRHPPKIGNTRRKPLANLKIVLDPGHGGKETGASGPTGYLEKDVNLVVSKLLRDELVKRGATVVMTRQDDRELSLAERQAIISQEEPAIALSIHHNSLPDDGDAEKTKGFGTFWYHPQAHNLAIFLQNYVVKKLSRPYYGVFWNNLALTRPAAAPSVLLELGFMSNPDEFEQVVNPEEQKKMAGAIAQGITEWFRSVK; encoded by the coding sequence GTGAAAAATCTTTTCGGATTAGTAATATTAGGCTGTATTGTCACCTCCTCCGTAGCATTGGCAGACCCATCTCTTAAAGTCGTTTTTCCCCAAACAAGCTACCAGACGAGTTCCCAAAAAATCTTCTTTCTGGGGACTGCACCACCAGATGGTCAGGTTTTGATCAATAGTAAGCCAATTACCCGCAGCAAAGCTGGTCATTTTTCCCCTAGTTTCCCCTTGCAGTTGGGGGAGAATCTTTTTACTGTGCGTCACGACAATCAAGAACTCCAGATTAAAGTGACAAGGCTTACCACTGAGCCTGAGCTACCACAGGGGTTAGCCTTTGCTAAAGATTCCCTGACTCCCGCAGTTGACATTGCCAGACTACCGGGAGAGCTAATTTGTTTTAGTGCGATCGCACCCCCTAACGCTAGCGTATCTGTCAAGTTGGCTAATCAAACTACTGCCCTTTCACCCCAACCTCAACAGGCACAACTACCAAGTAATTTGGCAGCTTTGACAGGGCAAAATCAGCCTTATGCCCAGTCTAGCGTAGGCAATTATAAGGGTTGCACCACAGTGGCAACAGCAGCCGATCTGGGACAACCTCAGTTTCAACTGACACTCAATGGCAAGACGATAACTCAACCAGGGACTGGTAAAATTCAAATCCTTTCAAGAGCAGAGTTGCCAGTTTCTGAGGTTACAGTAGAGTCAGGCGCTGCTCGCACTGGCCCAAGCACCGATTATTCTCGACTTACACCACTGCCCAAAGGCACACGCGCAACAGTAACAGGTAGGGAAGGTGAATGGTTGCGCCTAGACTATGGCGCTTGGATTAATAGTAAAGAAACCCGCATTCTCCCTGGTGCAATTGAGCCACAGACAATAATTCGCAGTGTCGGATACCGTCAACTCCCTGGTGTGACAGAGATCGTTTTCCCCTTACAAGTTCCGGTACCTGTGAGCGTGCAACAAAATGAGGGCACTTTCGCTCTCACTCTCTACAATACCACTGCCCAAACGGACATTATTCGCCTGGATGATGACCCCCTAATTTCTCGCCTAGATTGGCAACAGGAGGCTCCAGAACAAGTAAAATACACCTTTAACCTCAAAAAAGCTCAACAGTGGGGATATAAGCTGAGATACGACGGTACAACCCTGGTTTTGGCTTTGCGTCATCCGCCGAAAATCGGGAACACAAGACGCAAGCCTTTAGCTAATCTCAAGATTGTACTAGATCCTGGGCATGGAGGTAAAGAAACTGGTGCCAGTGGCCCAACTGGATATTTAGAAAAAGATGTGAATTTGGTGGTATCCAAGTTGCTGCGGGATGAGTTGGTGAAGCGAGGAGCAACGGTAGTGATGACACGCCAGGACGATCGCGAACTTTCTCTAGCAGAACGTCAGGCAATTATCAGTCAAGAAGAACCTGCGATCGCTCTTTCCATACACCACAACTCCCTACCCGATGATGGCGATGCCGAAAAGACTAAGGGATTCGGCACTTTTTGGTATCATCCCCAAGCTCACAACCTCGCAATATTTTTACAGAACTATGTAGTCAAAAAACTCAGCAGGCCTTATTATGGCGTGTTTTGGAACAACCTAGCGCTGACACGTCCCGCCGCTGCGCCATCAGTGTTGCTGGAATTGGGTTTTATGAGTAATCCTGATGAATTTGAGCAGGTGGTGAACCCAGAAGAACAGAAGAAAATGGCTGGTGCGATCGCTCAGGGGATTACTGAGTGGTTTAGGAGCGTTAAATAA
- a CDS encoding tetratricopeptide repeat protein yields MSKKSQPEQWLHWLFQVTFHRSPVQQEPLLRLLFASSVFLVLAAPAITNFPGSKLLAETAVSQDLEAASFFQQGVTRYNRQDLQGAEYAFRQAVQRDPNLGAAWNFLGNIFMQQNRLDVALQEYTEAIKANPNFSEAYYNLGLVLHRQGEKDAAIIAYRQSLVIDSTRVAALYNLGLALYEQGQFEDAIAAYQKAITLDSSNANAYFNLAIALQQQGQIEPAIASYRQALQLDPKNATAYNNMANLLAIHGQPAEAISVYRQAIRLNPKNASAYYNLGVTLYNQGDIKKASRVLNRAHNEYRQQGNIEQAEKIEQLMQQIAQKSEQQQPLASQTATTSNLVQKLKRQTPNQPETPANSGDVPVSVEFQSTSTSPGQ; encoded by the coding sequence ATGTCTAAAAAATCTCAACCTGAACAGTGGTTACATTGGTTATTTCAGGTGACATTTCACCGAAGCCCTGTTCAGCAAGAACCCCTGCTCAGACTTCTGTTTGCTTCCTCTGTGTTTTTAGTCTTAGCTGCACCGGCAATTACTAATTTTCCAGGAAGCAAGCTGCTAGCAGAAACCGCAGTTTCTCAGGATCTCGAAGCAGCAAGCTTTTTCCAGCAAGGAGTCACGCGCTATAACCGCCAAGACTTACAGGGCGCGGAATATGCTTTTCGCCAAGCGGTGCAGCGAGATCCTAACCTTGGGGCAGCATGGAATTTTCTGGGTAATATATTTATGCAGCAAAATCGCCTGGATGTAGCTTTACAAGAATATACAGAGGCGATTAAAGCTAATCCCAATTTTAGCGAAGCTTATTACAACTTAGGGTTAGTGTTGCACCGACAAGGAGAAAAAGATGCAGCGATTATAGCTTATCGCCAGAGTCTTGTGATCGATTCCACAAGGGTAGCAGCGCTGTATAATTTAGGTTTGGCGCTGTATGAACAAGGACAGTTTGAGGATGCGATCGCAGCATACCAAAAAGCAATTACTTTAGATAGCAGCAACGCCAACGCTTATTTTAACTTAGCGATCGCCTTGCAACAACAAGGTCAGATAGAGCCTGCGATCGCCAGTTATCGCCAAGCCTTGCAGCTAGATCCTAAAAATGCCACAGCCTACAACAATATGGCAAATTTGCTAGCAATTCATGGTCAACCTGCTGAGGCTATTTCTGTTTATCGGCAAGCTATTCGCCTAAATCCGAAAAATGCCTCAGCCTACTATAACTTGGGAGTCACTTTATATAATCAGGGCGACATCAAGAAAGCTAGTAGAGTCTTGAACCGTGCCCATAACGAGTATCGTCAGCAAGGGAACATTGAGCAAGCTGAAAAAATTGAGCAGCTAATGCAGCAAATTGCCCAGAAAAGTGAGCAACAGCAGCCTCTAGCCAGTCAGACAGCTACTACAAGTAATTTAGTACAAAAGCTTAAGCGACAAACGCCAAATCAACCAGAAACGCCAGCAAACTCTGGCGATGTGCCTGTCTCAGTTGAATTCCAGTCTACTTCAACGAGTCCCGGACAATAA
- a CDS encoding Uma2 family endonuclease produces the protein MSEILADVAIPPQFPDHTQLPESDGTFVKNFQEHPQTIILTDSIIQVLQRLHPDGQYCIGQDCGIYWRETEPPEKGAAAPDWFYVPGVPPRLDGKNRRSYVLWREYIPPLIAVELASGNGDEERDITPLPLAGSREGAKPGKFWVYERIIRIPYYAIYEISNDKLEVYHLVDFSYHKMQPNERGHYLIPPLGVELGLWQGSYLNNPEQFWLRWWDLEGNLLLIGQEEAELQRQRAEQAERKAAQLAERLRAMGIDPDVE, from the coding sequence ATGAGTGAAATACTTGCTGATGTTGCCATACCGCCCCAGTTTCCCGATCACACTCAACTACCAGAGTCTGATGGTACGTTTGTGAAAAATTTTCAAGAGCATCCTCAAACCATCATTCTCACAGACTCAATTATTCAAGTTTTACAACGGTTACATCCAGATGGACAGTATTGCATTGGTCAAGATTGTGGTATTTATTGGCGAGAGACTGAACCACCAGAAAAAGGAGCAGCAGCACCGGACTGGTTTTATGTCCCTGGTGTACCACCAAGGCTAGATGGCAAAAACCGCCGCTCATACGTTTTGTGGCGGGAATACATACCGCCATTGATTGCGGTAGAACTAGCTAGTGGTAATGGCGATGAAGAACGAGATATCACTCCTTTACCTCTAGCTGGTAGTCGGGAAGGCGCAAAACCAGGTAAATTCTGGGTATATGAGCGAATAATCCGAATTCCCTACTATGCCATTTATGAAATTAGTAATGACAAACTAGAAGTTTATCACCTGGTAGATTTTTCTTACCACAAGATGCAGCCTAATGAACGAGGCCACTACCTAATTCCTCCTTTAGGAGTAGAACTAGGGTTATGGCAGGGAAGCTACTTGAATAATCCTGAGCAATTTTGGTTACGCTGGTGGGATTTAGAGGGAAATCTGTTACTGATTGGTCAAGAAGAAGCCGAGTTGCAAAGGCAAAGAGCCGAGCAAGCAGAACGAAAAGCTGCACAATTAGCAGAACGGCTCAGGGCAATGGGTATCGACCCAGATGTAGAGTAA
- a CDS encoding CTP synthase, whose protein sequence is MTKFIFVTGGVVSSIGKGIVAASLGRLLKSREYSVSILKLDPYINIDPGTMSPFQHGEVFVTQDGAETDLDLGHYERFTDTSMSRLNCVTTGSIYQAVINKERRGDYNGGTVQVIPHITNEIKDRILRVAKSTNPSVVITEIGGTVGDIESLPFLEAIRQFRKEVGRQNVLYMHVTLVPWIASAGEMKTKPTQHSVKELRSIGIQPDILVCRSDRPLPKGLKQKLSGFCDVPEECVITSQDAKSIYEVPLNLEREGMAEQVLNLLQMEQRKPDLTQWQTLVQRLHSPKHELEIAIVGKYVQLSDAYLSVVEALNHAAISTYGKLRLRWVNSEDLETGSVETYLKGVDGVVVPGGFGVRGVDGKIAAIKYARDRQIPFLGLCLGMQCSVIEWARHVGGLTGANSAEFDPHTSDPVINLLPGQQEVVDLGGTMRLGLYPCRVLPDTLAFKLYQEDVIYERHRHRYEFNNAYRDLLLKSGYVISGTSPDGLLVEIVELPKHPFFLACQFHPEFQSRPSSPHPLFKGFIQAAIALSLSTLGTPTALEVS, encoded by the coding sequence ATGACTAAGTTTATTTTTGTAACTGGGGGCGTAGTTTCCAGTATTGGTAAGGGCATTGTAGCAGCAAGTCTAGGGCGTTTGCTCAAGTCGCGCGAATATTCCGTGTCGATTCTCAAACTTGACCCTTATATCAATATCGATCCTGGCACAATGAGTCCCTTTCAGCATGGGGAAGTATTCGTTACCCAGGATGGTGCAGAAACAGATTTGGACTTGGGGCATTACGAACGCTTTACCGATACTTCGATGTCGCGGTTAAATTGTGTAACGACTGGCTCAATTTACCAGGCAGTTATCAATAAAGAGCGGCGCGGAGACTACAATGGCGGCACTGTACAGGTAATTCCTCATATTACTAATGAAATCAAAGATCGGATTCTGCGAGTTGCTAAAAGTACAAATCCATCTGTAGTAATTACAGAAATTGGCGGTACGGTGGGAGATATTGAATCACTACCATTTTTGGAAGCAATTCGCCAGTTCCGCAAAGAGGTGGGGCGGCAAAATGTGCTGTACATGCACGTAACGTTAGTACCGTGGATTGCCTCTGCGGGTGAAATGAAAACTAAGCCAACACAGCATTCAGTTAAAGAACTCAGATCCATTGGCATTCAACCAGATATTTTAGTTTGTCGGAGCGATCGCCCCTTACCCAAGGGATTAAAACAGAAATTGTCTGGATTTTGCGATGTGCCAGAAGAATGCGTCATCACCTCCCAAGATGCCAAAAGTATCTATGAAGTACCCCTAAATCTAGAACGGGAAGGAATGGCAGAACAAGTGCTGAACTTGCTGCAAATGGAACAACGCAAACCAGATTTGACACAGTGGCAAACCTTGGTACAACGGTTACATAGTCCCAAGCATGAGCTAGAAATTGCCATTGTTGGTAAATATGTGCAGTTAAGTGATGCCTACCTATCTGTAGTAGAAGCATTAAACCATGCGGCAATTTCCACTTATGGCAAACTGCGCCTGCGTTGGGTGAACTCAGAAGATTTGGAAACTGGATCAGTCGAAACTTATCTTAAAGGTGTCGATGGGGTAGTTGTGCCAGGAGGTTTTGGAGTTCGGGGGGTGGATGGCAAAATTGCCGCCATTAAATACGCCCGCGATCGCCAAATTCCCTTTTTGGGTTTATGCCTGGGTATGCAATGTTCTGTGATTGAATGGGCGCGGCACGTAGGGGGATTAACAGGTGCTAATAGTGCTGAATTTGACCCTCATACATCTGATCCGGTAATTAATTTATTGCCAGGACAGCAGGAAGTAGTCGATTTAGGGGGTACAATGCGCTTAGGGCTATATCCTTGTCGTGTTCTTCCTGATACACTCGCTTTCAAGCTTTATCAAGAAGATGTGATTTATGAACGACATCGACATCGGTATGAGTTCAACAATGCTTACCGCGATTTGTTGTTAAAGTCTGGCTATGTGATCAGTGGTACTTCTCCCGATGGACTCTTAGTTGAAATTGTGGAATTACCCAAGCACCCATTCTTTCTTGCTTGCCAATTTCATCCAGAATTTCAATCGCGCCCCAGTAGCCCTCATCCTTTA
- a CDS encoding YraN family protein, with protein MANLPSSHYPDIGSLGEDLVAQWLQSTGWIILHRRFSSRWGEIDIIAEYHGVTKKEQGSRGEDPTTSAYLGNAWHKSLSTSPHSPLPTPQSLLAFVEVKTRSSGSWDAGGRSAITLQKQAKIWRTAGMFLAQCPEKADYSCRFDVAIVYCQRISKNLTGVTASEEALATSSAAGYKFKLQEYILAAFDSSIDNG; from the coding sequence ATGGCTAACCTTCCTTCATCTCATTATCCAGATATTGGTTCATTAGGAGAAGACCTAGTAGCCCAATGGTTGCAATCTACAGGTTGGATAATTCTCCATCGTCGCTTTTCTAGTCGCTGGGGGGAAATCGATATTATTGCTGAATATCATGGAGTAACAAAGAAAGAGCAGGGGAGCAGGGGAGAAGACCCCACTACTTCGGCTTACCTCGGCAACGCTTGGCACAAGTCGCTCAGTACAAGTCCCCACTCCCCACTCCCCACTCCCCAGTCATTATTAGCATTTGTGGAAGTCAAAACCCGCAGTTCAGGTAGTTGGGATGCAGGGGGAAGAAGCGCAATCACCCTACAAAAGCAAGCAAAAATCTGGCGGACGGCTGGAATGTTTTTAGCTCAGTGCCCTGAGAAGGCAGATTATTCTTGTCGATTTGATGTTGCTATTGTCTACTGTCAAAGGATATCAAAAAATCTGACTGGGGTTACAGCAAGCGAGGAAGCTCTAGCTACTTCATCAGCCGCCGGATATAAGTTTAAGCTGCAAGAATACATTCTAGCAGCTTTCGACTCTTCAATTGATAATGGTTAA